The Lycium barbarum isolate Lr01 chromosome 4, ASM1917538v2, whole genome shotgun sequence nucleotide sequence AAGTTTCTAACAATTCAAACAAGAGTTAACACTACGTACTAAAAGACATGTTTTTTGAGAGAAAACAATAAGGTGGCCGACGTATGACAGACATCATTGGAAAGTCGATCAATTCATTTATTTTTGAAAGTCCAAAGGAAAGTCCGTCAGTTATTTTCGCACAATTAACACTTAGTTAATTTCGCACAAAATTACGTGGAAACTataatattttttgaaagaaaatcaacGGACGTCCAACTGCTAATTTCACCCAAAttgcatgaaaaaaaaaattaaaataaaaaaccgaGGGGAAtccatcagttttttttttttaaaaccaaaaccGATCGACAGACATCTGGCAGTTAGTTTCATTCAAAAATACAGTAGAAGATTATAGATAAAACAAGCAGGAGCCTTATATTAGTGAGCACAAGTGGTCGAGTGGTAAAATTTTTGAAGTCATACCGACTTGGATTCGTTTCACAGTTAGTGCATTTCTTTTCATAATTTATAAAAATCTAGGGACTATTGAGTCAGCTTTTGTTCAATTTTTTCCCCCAGTTGTAAAACAAAATAccgacttttaaaaaaaaaattaattaaccaACGAACGCTATCGATGAATTCTGAGAGAGTTCATTGGTTGTTTTTGTTCCGAGATATCTTCTGACAGAAAATATATATCCCTCCATTTTGTGTCGATATTCCCTTTTTACTGACGGACCTCCATCAGTTTTGTCCTTCAGGAAAGGACATCTTTTTAGTagtgtattttgtttaagttgattTTTCTTTCTATTTAATTTAAAACATGACTTTTCCTTCTAAAACGATAGATAAATTTTTTACTCTTCTTCCTAAGTTCTATGTGAACGAATCGTAAGAAGAAcatgttaggtgtggaattggccaaacaagtcaattcttttgttcacatagtcgtgatgtaagcgcttacctcataataatTGTGATGTAAGTGCTTACCTCATCATaagaaattcattcctataaataggtagcttatggttcatttgtaagatatcatcaagatcatttgctaaacacatcccaaagagagagagaaatctaagagaaatactcttagtgaaaggcctaagtaagagaaggtctttgagagaattttctgtggtaaaattcttgagtgtaattgggattggggttgtgaggttgagtgttgtaaacacttgtaatatttcttctttaataagatctgcagcagcaacgtggacgtagctctcacattgagggtgaaccactataaatctgtgtgtgctatttattcttcgcttacatcacagcgtaagtaggttctgtctaaggaggttggtatttaagtggtccagctgtgaccctccaatctttcctgggaacctgcttacaaaggtcggatttgggattcaaatcctaacaactggtatcagagcaacaggttgtgttgtgatttagaaacgatgggaggcgaagatggtacgacgcacggcatcggtaaattcgatggtacagattttgcgttctggagaatgcaaattgaagattatttatatggcagaaagcttcatgaacctctgagtccgaaaccagaggagatgaagcaagcagattggaatctcctcgacagacaagttctgggagtcattcggctgacgctgtcgaagaacgttgctcacaacgtggcaaaggagaagaccaccgcagatatgatgaaggtattgtctgacatgtatgagaaaccttcggcaaataataaggtatttctcatgaagaaactatttcatctaacgatgatggaaaatgctcatgttgctgcacacgtaaatgaattcaataccattgtaaatcaattgtcatcggtaaaaattgatttcgatgatgaagtgcaagctctaattttgttggcatccctaccaaatagctgggagccaatgagagcagcggttagtaattctgtcggtagtgacaaactaaagttcaacgatgttagggatcgtatccttgctgaggaagtgcgcaggacagattctggagaggcatcgacgagttctgcttttaatgttgaaaacagaagtagaaattatgacagaaactacaaccgaaataggggcagatcgaagtcaaggaatggcaggggtcaatccagaccaggacgaacatttgagtgttggaactgtggaaaaccaggtcacttcaagaagaactgcagggcgccaaagaaggaggacaacaagggggctggaatcaacgctgctacggaagacattggcgatgcgttgttgctatcggttgacagcccgatagactcttgggtgcttgactcaggagcgtcctttcataccaccccacatcatgatataatgacaaactacgtggctgggaatctcggcaaagtttatttagccgatggagagccgctagatgttgttggcacgggagacattaatttgaagatgtcaaatggatcctcgtggaagattacaaaagttagacatgttccaaagctgatgcgaaacctgatctcagtaggtcagcttgatgatgagggatatgatctcaattttggtaatgggtcttggaaggtggcgaaaggtgctatggtagttggccgaggaaagaagattggcactctctacatgacgactagctgtcgtgatactgttgctgtggttgacaacacaaagaagacagatttgtggcattgtcggctggggcatatcagccagaaggggatgaagctgttggtgacaaatggcttaattccggagctgaagacggtggaccttcatacgtgtgagagctgcattctcggaaaacaaaagcgagtaagcttctcaagtgcaggcagagagttgaaggtcgaaaagctggaattggtgcacacagacgtgtggggacctaccactgtaccctcccttggaggatcacactactacgtgaccttcattgatgattcaaccaggaaggtatgggtttattttatgaaaaataaatccgatgtgtttagtgtattcaaaagatggaaagccatggtcgagaatgaaacaaacctcaagttgaagtgtttgaggtccgacaacggcggagaatacactgatggtgatttcaaacggtattgtgccgataatgggatcaagatgatgaagactattcctggaacgccgcaacagaatggagtagccgaaagaatgaaccgaacgttgaacgagcgtgctcggagtatgagaatacactctggactgcccaagacattctgggcagatgcagtcaataccgcggccttcttaattaaccgaggaccgtcagttcccttggatttcagaattccagaagaagtctggagtggcaagaaggtaaatctttcatttctgaaagtgttcggttgcttatcatatgttcataatgatgatacggctagaagcaagcttgatccaaaatcaaagaagtgttacttcattggctatggtgacaccgagcttgggtaccgattttgggatgaacaaaatcggaagatcatccgaagcaggaatgttgtctttaacgaagaggtactgtacaaagacaagctgcaaaagaattcagaatgtcaggacaaggaatcggaaatagtcgatttgagggactttccggcacctgagccgcagccaggtacaaccgaggcagaggaacaaaaaatccgagaaggtgctgatgaaagtgctgattctgaaacaaatgaacagacgccaatcacagagctgcgtagatcatccaggatcaggaagccgcttcacaggtactctccatccctcaactacattctactcactgatagaggggagccggaatgttatgaagaagcaatgcaagtcgatgaatcgactaagtgggagctggcaatgaaggatgaaatggattcactatcggcaaatcatacatgggaattatccgagttgccaaaggataaaaaggcattgcaaaacaaatgggtttatcggataaaggaagaacccaatggaagcaagcgttataaagcaaggctggttgcaaagggatttcaacagaaagaaggcattgactatacggagatcttctctcccgtagtcaagatggtgactatcagaactgttcttgggctggtagcaaaggaaaatctacatctgcaacagatggacgtgaaaactgcatttcttcacggtgatctagacgaggaaatctacatgcgacagccggagggattcaaaatcaaaggaaaggagaatctggtgtgcaaacttcaaaagagtctgtacggactaaaacaggctccaagacagtggtatttaaagtttgacagctttatgaagaaagctgatttttcaaggtgcgaggcagatcactgctgttacttcaaaaaatttgaagactcgtacatgatactgctactctatgtcgacgacatgctaatcgtaggagcaaacctacaggagattgatcggttgaaaaaagggttatcggacgagtttgcaatgaaggatttgggagctgcaaagcaaatccttgggatgagaatcgaccgaagcaaggagggcatcaaactctcacaagaagaatatgtgaggaaagttatcaaaaggtttaacatgcatgatgccaagccagtcagcactcccttggctggacactttcggttgtcaaaggatcagtcgccgacaaccgaggatgagaagaagcagatggacaagataccttatgcatctgcaatcggtagtcttatgtatgcaatgatatgtacaaggccagacattgcacatgcagtgggagttgtcagccgatttatgagcaatccgggaaagcaacactgggaggctgtgaagtggatattcagatatctgaaaggcagctcgagttcagctctgtatttccgaaaatcaaaaacaggattgcaagggtatgttgatgctgacaacggtggtgatattgatagcagaaagagcacatccgggtatgtttacaccttcggaggtactgcaatctcttgggtttccaagttgcaaaagatagtagctctctctagttgtgaggctgagtacgttgctgtgacggaggccacaaaggaaatgatgtggctacaatcttttatgcgggaattggatcaggaccacgagggaagtgtgctatattgtgatagccaaagcgccattcatttggcaaagaacccggtttaccatgctcgaacgaagcacatacaactccggtaccatttcattagatcagctttggaagatggagtgctagtgcttgagaagatcgcagggagtcagaatccagcagacatgctgacaaaggcagtgacgatagacaaactgaagctatgctcaacttcagttggcctgcacgaagtatgaaagtaggaaagagctgctgcatcgatcaaagtgtgaagacaaattaaaattagtcttcaagtgggagatttgttaggtgtggaattggccaaacaagtcaattcttttgttcacatagtcgtgatgtaagcgcttacctcataatagttgtgatgtaagcgcttacctcatcataagaaattcattcctataaataggtagcttatggttcatttgtaagatatcatcaagatcatttgctaaacacatcccaaagagagagagaaatctaagagaaatactcttagtgaaaggcctaagtaagagaaggtctttgagagaattttctgtggtaaaattcttgagtgtaattgggattggggttgtgaggttgagtgttgtaaacacttgtaatatttcttctttaataagatctgcagcagcaacgtggacgtagctctcacattgagggtgaaccactataaatctgtgtgtgctatttattcttcgcttacatcacggcgtaagtaggttctgtctaaggaggttggtatttaagtggtccagctgtgaccctccaatctttcctgagaacctgcttacaaaggtcggatttgggattcaaatcctaacagaaCAAAGGAACGAGATTTGTAACTCAAATACGACTTTAGAAGGTGAATTTATATTGTATAATTCATGTTTATGATATATGATTACACAACAGATTAGTGAAACAAATAAAATGAATTTTAAGGGAACTGTGTGTTCTTAATTGTATTTTGGTTCACGTATAAAATGCCACCGTCGCCCAACTCCCCAACCCATTATCTTCATCGTATAGGAGGAGCAATAAATtaagtttgttttttttttgttctggCACATTTGGCTTTTTCTTTTGGGTGCATGCAAATACTCATCTGTTTGACTTATTAGGGTGTACGAGAATCATTTGGCGGTGCTTATGGGGTTACCACTAGCAGGAACCCATTTAATCTAATCCATTAATTTTTTATTGGTTACCTATATGTAATGAAGTGCGGGAAGGGAAGAACCGAAGAATTCAGTTGAGTTTTGAACTTTAATGACTAGTGAAGACCAGAGGCGGAACTACAAGGGTGCAACTGAACCTTTCATTGGAAAATTCAGAAAATTACACTGTGTATGTAAAGTTAATTTGTTtagttatgtataaaatattaagTTTTGGATCCCCTTAATGCAATATCAATTTCAGCTCAGCGGCCATAGGACATAATATTTAGCCATTATTGTTGCTTCGAGTCTCGCTATAGATATTTTCTTAACTTCTTGAATCTAGCTCGGCCCCTAGTGAAGAGATTGAGTATGAATAACCTTACTTTTGACGGGAACGACTTACATTATAAACAGAAAAATTACGTACAAGTGATCATACCATTGTTTATGATCGAGATGGAAATTTCCAAAATAACAAGTGTGGGTTCAATCCTTATGGTCTCCATTTGCCTTCCCCGACCCCCACTGTAATTGCAaaattaaaacaagaaaaagagatAAGGTCACTACATAGTGGTGGATATTATTTCCTGTGCGAACAATGGTAGTATTTGTACTTATCTCTGGCAAGACGAGCAATGTAAGATTATCAGCTCTCATGTCATATAATTATCCCATGGAATTAGCTTTATAAGATGGAGTAATAATAAACTAATAACAGAGCTTAGGGGACACTATCTTCTTCTTTCGTTCACACTACTTCCGTTGAATGTTTTCTTGTCTTGTTTATCTTTAATTTGATAATTCCCAGAAAGCATGAAAATTTGACCATATTGTGACAAATATCAAAGTCAGGATTCTTTACCACCAATATCCCTTTTCCTTCCTACTTTATTTCACCATATCCCCCAACCAAATATAGTTAGGAGTTTAAAATATTCCTTAGTAATGTCAAAAATGGAAAGCTGCATCCATACTAGAGGGAAGTATTAGGTTTTCTAAAAAAGATGATTGTGAGTATTAATTGGTGGTTAAAGTTAGAAGTTAAGTAGAGTTTGAAAAGATGGAGAAttgagaagaaaagaagaagcccGTTTCTCTTTTTTCCAAATAAAGCCAGACTCAATGGTTAGCAAAAACTTTGTCCTATGTATTACTTTCACATTTACTCCCATGCAGTTATGAAGACTAAAAGCTTCAGTCAGTAGATGAGCAGGTGAACTCTTTTATTGCACTCTCCAACTCCCTCCACTCTCCctaaccccaccccaccccctcaATCATCTATACATACTATTATAACTACACGTTAATCCCAAGAAAGTTAGAGTCCGCTATTATGAATCATCACAGTCTGGGTCACTTCATTTAAGCCTATCTCGATCTAATAAAATTATATATTGTAAGAATTTGTCATAAATTGACTAGTGCTACGCTAACTGTCAACTTACTGCAACTTTCCTCCTTTATTCAGATTGAGACCGACAATGTGAGCAAACTCATATAGTCGGAGTTATCGATATTATTTGGACCAAAAAGTGAACCATAATGTACAGTGTACTATGTAGACATACCTACCTTCTCTATAAATTCTATCACCAAACTCTTCCTCCTCCTCTACCGACACCATCCCTCTGTGTGATGGCTTTAATTCTTCTCATCTAACTCACATTTCATCATTCATTTCTGTCTCCCTTTACCAGAACTTCTGCAACTtctttttttagatttttttctTCTTATATTAATAATCTGTGGCAAAGAACAACATGGTACAATCAAAGAAGTTCAAAGGTGTCAGACAACGCCAGTGGGGCTCTTGGGTTTCTGAAATTCGCCATCCTCTTCTGTAAGTTCTTCTCCCCCTCACCCCCCTAACCCACCCCACTGACAAAACAACAAGTACATTGAAAATGTACATATATCATCAGAACTCCTACTTATTAATTTTCCAACATTCTTTTGCTTTGAGTATATTGTTTTTTCCAGTATATGAAAATGCTGCTACAGTCTTTCTTTGCTAGTGCTATAAAAATGTCAACTCTGGTCTCTATCTTAaaatttttgtacactttaaTGTTTCTTGAATTTCCAATTCTTTATGTACATGATAAGAGACTTCAGTTTATAGGAAGAAAAGGATATGGCTAGGAACATATGAGACAGCAGAGGAAGCAGCAAGAGCCTATGATGAAGCAGCTATCTTGATGAATGGTCAAGTTGCAAAAACAAACTTCCCGATTGTGAAGGAGAATAATGTTAATGAGAAGAAATTCCCCTTATCTTCTTCATCAACACTGTCCACTGTGCTCAATGCAAAGCTGAGGAAATGTTGCAAGGATCCAGCACCTTCCATAACCTGTCTGAGGCTCGATAACGACAACTCTCATATTGGAGTGTGGCAAAAGAGATCAGGGAAACAATCAGGTTCTAACTGGATAACAAAAATTGAGCTTGGGAAGAAGGAGGAGCCTCATCAGAGTATGAATTCTTGGTCTTCTGGTTCTTCATCCTCTTCATCTTCTTCTGGGATTTCTGAACTTGGCACTAGTAAGCCATTGGATGAAGAAAACAGAGTTGCTATGCAAATGGTTGAAGAGCTACTTAATTGGAATTCTCCATTTACCCCTATTAGTGATCCCCCTCCCTCTTTTTCCAACTCTATATGATATAGGAAATGTGGAATGTTTTACATAGTTAATTAGGTATCCTTAGACCAGCTACACAATCTTCTCCCACCCCAAACCCCCTTAAATTTCTTTTGAAGGTGTCTTTCCTAAATACCATAATCTCCAATAATAAAGCCTAAAAGGGAAGGGAGTCTTGAATTATTAATCGCTCCTTAAGTGATTGGATGTAACTCAAGT carries:
- the LOC132636214 gene encoding ethylene-responsive transcription factor SHINE 3-like encodes the protein MVQSKKFKGVRQRQWGSWVSEIRHPLLKKRIWLGTYETAEEAARAYDEAAILMNGQVAKTNFPIVKENNVNEKKFPLSSSSTLSTVLNAKLRKCCKDPAPSITCLRLDNDNSHIGVWQKRSGKQSGSNWITKIELGKKEEPHQSMNSWSSGSSSSSSSSGISELGTSKPLDEENRVAMQMVEELLNWNSPFTPISDPPPSFSNSI